From a region of the Marasmius oreades isolate 03SP1 chromosome 7, whole genome shotgun sequence genome:
- the RPT2 gene encoding ATPase of 26S proteasome regulatory subunit 4, which translates to MGNTPSGIPPPGQGQGNQQSDKDKKEPQKKKWEPPLPTRVGKKKRRGPSAASKLPDVYPTTRCRLRLYKLERIKDYLLLEEEFIQNQERAKPESREEKFEEDRSKVDDLRGSPMAVGTLEEIIDDDHAIISTASGPEFYVTIMSYVDKDLLEPGCQVLLHHKTQSIVGVLQDDADPMVSVMKLDKAPTESYADIGGLDAQIQEIKESVELPLTHPELYEEMGIKPPKGVILYGVPGTGKTLLAKAVANQTSATFLRVVGSELIQKYLGDGPKLVRELFRVAEEHAPSIVFIDEIDAIGTKRYDSTSGGEREIQRTMLELLNQLDGFDTRGDVKVIMATNRIESLDPALIRPGRIDRKIEFPLPDVKTKRHIFKLHTSRMSLSEDVDLEEFVMTKDDLSGADIKAVCTEAGLLALRERRMRVTKVDFTSAREKVLYRKNEGTPEGLYL; encoded by the exons ATG GGAAATACACCTTCTGGAATACCACCTCCCGGCCAGGGCCAAGGGAACCAGCAATCGGACAAGGACAAAAAGGAAccgcagaagaagaaatggGAACCACCACTACCTACGAGAGTAGGAAAGAAGAAACGACGTGGCCCTTCTGCCGCCTCTAAACTTCCCGATGTTTATCCCACCACTCGATGCCGTCTGCGATTATACAAATTAGAACGTATAAAAGATTACCTACTTCTCGAGGAAGAGTTCATCCAGAACCAAGAGCGTGCGAAGCCTGAGTCTAGggaggagaaatttgaggaAGATCGGTCGAAAGTGGACGACCTGCGAGGAAGTCCTATGGCTGTAGGAACGCTAGAGGAAATCATTGACGACGACCATGCAATTATCAGCACAGCGTCGGGCCCGGAATTCTATGTGACTATAATGTCCTACGTAGACAAGGATTTGTTGGAACCCGGATGCCAAGTTCTACTTCATCACAAGACACAGTCTATAGTCGGTGTTCTCCAGGACGACGCAGACCCCATGGTTAGCGTTATGAAGCTCGACAAGGCGCCTACGGAAAGTTATGCGGATATAGGTGGTCTAGATGCGCAGATACAAGAGATCAAG GAATCTGTCGAGCTTCCCCTCACACATCCTGAGCTTTACGAAGAGATGGGTATCAAGCCTCCAAAGGGTGTCATCCTGTATGGCGTGCCCGGGACAGGGAAGACGCTTCTCGCCAAAGCTGTCGCGAATCAGACTTCTGCAACGTTCTTGCGAGTTGTGGGTTCAGAGCTGATCCAGAAGTATCTTGGAGACGGTCCTAAACTCGTCAGAGAACTGTTCCGTGTCGCAGAAGAGCATGCACCTAGTATCGTTTTCATTGACGAGATCGATGCTATTGGTACCAAGCG TTACGACTCGACTTCTGGAGGAGAGCGTGAAATTCAGCGAACCATGTTGGAACTTCTCAATCAACTGGATGGGTTCGATACCCGCGGTGATGTGAAAGTTATAATGGCTACCAATAGGATTGAGTCGTTGGACCCCGCACTCATCCGACCTGGTCGTATTGACCGTAAAATCGAATTCCCTCTCCCCGATGTGAAGACTAAGCGCCACATTTTTAA ACTCCACACATCTCGTATGAGCCTTAGCGAAGATGTTGATCTTGAAGAATTCGTAATGACGAAGGATGATTTGTCCGGTGCTGATATTAAGGCAGTGTGCACAGAAGCGGGTTTATTGGCGCTGAGAGAACGAAGAATGAGAGTCACGAAGGTGGACTTCACGTCAGCCAGGGAAAAG GTTCTATATAGAAAGAATGAAGGCACTCCTGAGGGCTTGTATTTGTGA